One segment of Anopheles stephensi strain Indian chromosome 3, UCI_ANSTEP_V1.0, whole genome shotgun sequence DNA contains the following:
- the LOC118509573 gene encoding chitotriosidase-1-like, whose amino-acid sequence MVRRVNQTELSVVLLAVLLLAATGIAGETAAVGALAEGKKVVCYVGTWAVYRPGNGRFDIEHIDPYLCTHLMYGFFGINEDATVRVIDPYLDLEENWGRGHIKRFVGLKHVSPTLKTLAAIGGWNEGSRKFSQMAASAALRKRFIYDCVAFCQRHGFDGIDLDWEYPAQRDGNPAIDRDNHAQLVEEMRVVFDQYGLLLTAAVASVEFSAGLSYDIPRISKSFHFLNVMVYDMHGAWESYCGINAPLYRGSADKTETEQQLNVNASIHYWLSQGAPAEKLVLGIPLYGRSFTLANAENSQIGAPAVGGGTAGPYTRQSGVMGYNEFCEKLQTESWDLRWDIQQRVPYAVRGNQWLGYDDLQSIQLKVRYLLDYGLGGAMVWSLETDDFRGVCGGGNYPLMREIRSLVDGGAGSPTTLPPPTVSSTSTSTTTSTNPTTTTTSNPGSGNPGTTTSNPGSGNPGTTSPPASERPCSGGQTGFVPHPNYCNKYYMCLTGDMFFEFTCPAGTLFDPNLNVCNWADQVKCAHE is encoded by the exons ATGGTGCGAAGGGTTAATCAAACAGAACTAAGCGTGGTGCTGCTGGCGGTATTACTACTCGCTGCAACAGGCATTGCCGGCGAAACGGCAGCTGTCGGAGCGCTTGCAGAAG GGAAGAAGGTGGTGTGTTACGTGGGTACCTGGGCAGTCTATCGGCCCGGTAATGGACGGTTCGACATCGAGCACATCGACCCGTACCTGTGCACTCACCTGATGTACGGCTTTTTCGGCATCAACGAGGATGCAACGGTGCGCGTGATCGATCCGTACCTGGACCTGGAGGAAAATTGGGGCCGCGGCCATATCAAGCGATTTGTCGGGCTGAAGCACGTATCACCGACGTTAAAAACGCTGGCAGCGATCGGTGGCTGGAACGAGGGCTCCAGGAAGTTCTCGCAGATGGCGGCCAGTGCCGCGCTGCGGAAGCGCTTCATATACGACTGTGTGGCGTTCTGCCAGCGGCACGGGTTCGATGGGATCGATCTGGACTGGGAGTATCCGGCACAGCGTGACGGTAATCCTGCAATCGATAGGGACAATCATGCACAGCTGGTGGAGGAAATGCGAGTGGT CTTTGACCAGTATGGACTCCTGTTGACGGCGGCGGTAGCGTCAGTAGAGTTTTCCGCCGGTCTGTCCTACGATATCCCGCGTATTTCGAAGAGTTTCCATTTCCTGAACGTCATGGTGTACGATATGCACGGTGCTTGGGAGAGCTACTGCGGTATCAATGCGCCGCTGTACCGTGGTTCGGCCGATAAAACGGAAACCGAGCAGCAACTTAACGTGAACGCTAGCATACACTACTGGCTGTCGCAGGGCGCCCCGGCTGAGAAGCTTGTGCTGGGCATTCCACTGTACGGACGAAGCTTTACGCTGGCCAATGCGGAGAATTCACAAATCGGTGCACCTGCTGTCGGTGGCGGAACAGCCGGGCCCTACACACGCCAGTCAGGCGTGATGGGATACAACGAGTTCTGCGAGAAGCTGCAGACAGAGTCGTGGGATCTTCGGTGGGACATACAGCAGCGAGTGCCGTACGCAGTGCGGGGCAATCAGTGGCTGGGGTATGATGATCTTCAGTCGATTCAGTTGAAG GTAAGATACCTGCTAGACTATGGCTTGGGTGGTGCAATGGTGTGGTCTCTCGAGACGGATGACTTCcggggtgtgtgtggtggggGAAATTATCCGCTAATGAGAGAAATCCGTTCCCTGGTGGATGGCGGTGCGGGAAGTCCAACAACTCTACCACCACCTACGGTATCCTCTACGAGCACCTCCACTACTACCTCGACCAACccgacgaccaccaccaccagtaatCCGGGTAGTGGAAATCCAGGTACAACGACCAGTAATCCGGGAAGTGGAAATCCAGGTACAACGAGCCCACCTGCTAGCGAACGGCCGTGCTCCGGAGGACAGACAGGATTCGTACCACATCCGAATTATTGCAACAAGTACTACATGTGCCTGACCGGTGATATGTTCTTCGAATTTACGTGCCCCGCGGGAACCCTTTTCGATCCGAATCTGAACGTCTGCAACTGGGCCGACCAGGTAAAGTGTGCACACGAATGA
- the LOC118509572 gene encoding glucose-6-phosphate exchanger SLC37A2-like isoform X2: MQRARIPSTGRQQRMSSTYPNAPIGVRVISYLSAKLCPRLQINRVLWFKCSVLGLTYIAYTCYHMTRKPISVVKSVLHRNCSTVTLPPEFVTPAGGGSNDPTAPSPFPTDGTWCDYAPFDQPDFNSLLGALDSAFLFSYAIAMFFAGFIAERVSLRYFLALGMAFSGVFCYLFGLAKVYDIHALWYFIAVQALAGMFQTTGWPGVVTIVGRWFGKSKRGLIFGIWNSHTSIGNVLGTLIAAHYVERDWSMSFVVPGFLMGVCGFVMFLFLVERPEIVDCQEKVADYAHQQRGSSTGSSYRRMEDSVSDEEVSAVNTEQEINERTPIIGSINRAPPHQDAIGFFGALRIPGVVEFSLSLFFSKLVSYTFLFWLPFYIQHSTSMGAKLSADVSTVFDIGGIVGAIAAGMLSDASAMPATTCTGMLAIAAPLLLIYRCWGSVSLSVNILLLFIVGVMVNGPYALITTSVSAELGQHSSLNGNSKALATVTAIIDGTGSIGAAIGPLLAGMVSGWSNVFYMLVISDVLALAMLLRISSKECSRRNINRRYNVRIE; this comes from the exons ATGCAAAGGGCCCGCATACCGTCCACCGGGCGGCAGCAAAGGATGAGCTCGACCTACCCGAATGCACCGatcggtgtgcgtgtgataAGCTACCTGTCCGCGAAACTATGTCCCCGGTTGCAGATCAACCGTGTCCTGTGGTTCAAATGTTCCGTCCTTGGGCTGACCTATATCGCCTACACCTGCTACCACATGACGCGGAAACCGATCTCCGTCGTGAAGTCGGTGCTGCACCGGAACTGTTCGACCGTCACGCTGCCGCCCGAATTTGTCACACCGGCGGGCGGCGGCAGCAATGATCCGACCGCACCGTCACCATTCCCAACCGACGGCACCTGGTGCGACTACGCCCCGTTCGACCAGCCCGACTTTAATTCGCTGCTCGGTGCGCTAGATTCGGCGTTCCTGTTCAGCTACGCGATCGCCATGTTCTTTGCCGGCTTTATTGCGGAGCGCGTATCGCTGCGCTACTTCCTGGCGCTGGGGATGGCATTTTCGGGCGTGTTTTGCTACCTGTTCGGGCTGGCCAAAGTGTACGACATCCACGCGCTGTGGTACTTTATTGCGGTGCAGGCGCTGGCGGGCATGTTCCAAACGACCGGCTGGCCCGGTGTCGTCACGATCGTAGGCCGCTGGTTCGGCAAATCGAAGCGTGGCCTTATCTTTGGCATCTGGAACAGTCACACCTCGATCGGGAACGTGCTCGGTACGCTGATTGCGGCCCACTACGTCGAACGGGACTGGTCGATGTCGTTCGTGGTGCCCGGGTTTCTGATGGGCGTGTGCGGGTTCGTGATGTTCCTGTTTCTGGTCGAGCGGCCCGAAATTGTGGACTGCCAGGAGAAGGTGGCCGATTATGCGCACCAGCAGCGCGGTTCGTCGACCGGTTCGAGCTACCGCCGGATGGAAGATTCCGTGAGCGATGAGGAAGTTTCGGCCGTCAACACGGAACAG GAAATCAACGAACGTACACCGATCATTGGAAGCATCAACCGAGCACCGCCGCATCAGGATGCGATCGGCTTCTTCGGTGCGCTGCGCATTCCGGGTGTGGTCGAGTTTTCGCTCAGTCTGTTCTTTTCCAAGCTCGTCAGCTACACATTCCTCTTCTGGCTACCGTTCTACATACAACACTCTA CGTCGATGGGTGCTAAACTGTCGGCGGATGTATCGACCGTGTTCGATATCGGCGGTATTGTCGGTGCGATCGCGGCTGGCATGCTTTCCGACGCTAGCGCCATGCCTGCCACCACGTGCACCGGAATGCTGGCAATCGCAGCTCCACTG CTACTTATCTACCGGTGCTGGGGAAGTGTCTCGCTGTCGGTAAACATTCTGCTGCTGTTCATCGTTGGCGTTATGGTGAATGGGCCGTACGCGCTCATCACCACCTCGGTCAGTGCCGAGCTGGGCCAGCACAGTTCGCTGAACGGCAACTCGAAGGCGCTCGCCACCGTAACGGCCATTATCGATGGGACGGGATCGATCGGTGCCGCGATTGGGCCACTGCTGGCGGGCATGGTGTCCGGGTGGAGCAACGTGTTTTACATGCTGGTGATATCGGACGTACTGGCGCTGGCAATGTTGCTGCGAATCAGCAGCAAGGAGTGCTCACGGCGCAACATCAACCGACGATACAACGTACGCATCGAGTGA
- the LOC118509572 gene encoding glucose-6-phosphate exchanger SLC37A2-like isoform X1 has translation MQRARIPSTGRQQRMSSTYPNAPIGVRVISYLSAKLCPRLQINRVLWFKCSVLGLTYIAYTCYHMTRKPISVVKSVLHRNCSTVTLPPEFVTPAGGGSNDPTAPSPFPTDGTWCDYAPFDQPDFNSLLGALDSAFLFSYAIAMFFAGFIAERVSLRYFLALGMAFSGVFCYLFGLAKVYDIHALWYFIAVQALAGMFQTTGWPGVVTIVGRWFGKSKRGLIFGIWNSHTSIGNVLGTLIAAHYVERDWSMSFVVPGFLMGVCGFVMFLFLVERPEIVDCQEKVADYAHQQRGSSTGSSYRRMEDSVSDEEVSAVNTEQDNASTRSLRGSYYSEINERTPIIGSINRAPPHQDAIGFFGALRIPGVVEFSLSLFFSKLVSYTFLFWLPFYIQHSTSMGAKLSADVSTVFDIGGIVGAIAAGMLSDASAMPATTCTGMLAIAAPLLLIYRCWGSVSLSVNILLLFIVGVMVNGPYALITTSVSAELGQHSSLNGNSKALATVTAIIDGTGSIGAAIGPLLAGMVSGWSNVFYMLVISDVLALAMLLRISSKECSRRNINRRYNVRIE, from the exons ATGCAAAGGGCCCGCATACCGTCCACCGGGCGGCAGCAAAGGATGAGCTCGACCTACCCGAATGCACCGatcggtgtgcgtgtgataAGCTACCTGTCCGCGAAACTATGTCCCCGGTTGCAGATCAACCGTGTCCTGTGGTTCAAATGTTCCGTCCTTGGGCTGACCTATATCGCCTACACCTGCTACCACATGACGCGGAAACCGATCTCCGTCGTGAAGTCGGTGCTGCACCGGAACTGTTCGACCGTCACGCTGCCGCCCGAATTTGTCACACCGGCGGGCGGCGGCAGCAATGATCCGACCGCACCGTCACCATTCCCAACCGACGGCACCTGGTGCGACTACGCCCCGTTCGACCAGCCCGACTTTAATTCGCTGCTCGGTGCGCTAGATTCGGCGTTCCTGTTCAGCTACGCGATCGCCATGTTCTTTGCCGGCTTTATTGCGGAGCGCGTATCGCTGCGCTACTTCCTGGCGCTGGGGATGGCATTTTCGGGCGTGTTTTGCTACCTGTTCGGGCTGGCCAAAGTGTACGACATCCACGCGCTGTGGTACTTTATTGCGGTGCAGGCGCTGGCGGGCATGTTCCAAACGACCGGCTGGCCCGGTGTCGTCACGATCGTAGGCCGCTGGTTCGGCAAATCGAAGCGTGGCCTTATCTTTGGCATCTGGAACAGTCACACCTCGATCGGGAACGTGCTCGGTACGCTGATTGCGGCCCACTACGTCGAACGGGACTGGTCGATGTCGTTCGTGGTGCCCGGGTTTCTGATGGGCGTGTGCGGGTTCGTGATGTTCCTGTTTCTGGTCGAGCGGCCCGAAATTGTGGACTGCCAGGAGAAGGTGGCCGATTATGCGCACCAGCAGCGCGGTTCGTCGACCGGTTCGAGCTACCGCCGGATGGAAGATTCCGTGAGCGATGAGGAAGTTTCGGCCGTCAACACGGAACAG GATAATGCTTCAACGCGAAGCTTACGTGGCAGTTATTATTCT GAAATCAACGAACGTACACCGATCATTGGAAGCATCAACCGAGCACCGCCGCATCAGGATGCGATCGGCTTCTTCGGTGCGCTGCGCATTCCGGGTGTGGTCGAGTTTTCGCTCAGTCTGTTCTTTTCCAAGCTCGTCAGCTACACATTCCTCTTCTGGCTACCGTTCTACATACAACACTCTA CGTCGATGGGTGCTAAACTGTCGGCGGATGTATCGACCGTGTTCGATATCGGCGGTATTGTCGGTGCGATCGCGGCTGGCATGCTTTCCGACGCTAGCGCCATGCCTGCCACCACGTGCACCGGAATGCTGGCAATCGCAGCTCCACTG CTACTTATCTACCGGTGCTGGGGAAGTGTCTCGCTGTCGGTAAACATTCTGCTGCTGTTCATCGTTGGCGTTATGGTGAATGGGCCGTACGCGCTCATCACCACCTCGGTCAGTGCCGAGCTGGGCCAGCACAGTTCGCTGAACGGCAACTCGAAGGCGCTCGCCACCGTAACGGCCATTATCGATGGGACGGGATCGATCGGTGCCGCGATTGGGCCACTGCTGGCGGGCATGGTGTCCGGGTGGAGCAACGTGTTTTACATGCTGGTGATATCGGACGTACTGGCGCTGGCAATGTTGCTGCGAATCAGCAGCAAGGAGTGCTCACGGCGCAACATCAACCGACGATACAACGTACGCATCGAGTGA